A stretch of the Coprobacillus cateniformis genome encodes the following:
- a CDS encoding MurR/RpiR family transcriptional regulator: MSLIKNFQKHGNHLTELEIECFNKLLAFHDLEPSLTISSLADTLNVSTTTIFRMVKKLNYKTFMDFRYDLLYHRRDEYEYQAPTESTCDSLEKEIKDTMEMLRNVDINDAVKDIVQAKSVLICSSGMNKYVAKILAVKLSLYGIRTIYPDDHWFLYLEANNLTAEDFVIVLSRGGTTEPILDVMKNAKLSGCKILLVTETRNSPMTQLSDYVMNVSVSKDEGYDIDSRLHIHLAIEYLLRELMNQYLYNKKYL; this comes from the coding sequence ATGAGTTTGATTAAGAACTTTCAAAAACATGGTAATCATTTAACTGAATTAGAAATAGAATGCTTTAATAAATTATTAGCATTCCATGATTTAGAACCAAGCCTCACTATTTCTTCTTTAGCAGATACACTTAATGTTTCTACTACAACAATTTTTAGAATGGTTAAGAAATTAAATTATAAAACATTTATGGATTTTCGGTATGATTTATTATATCATCGCAGAGATGAATATGAATATCAAGCACCAACTGAAAGTACCTGTGATTCATTAGAAAAAGAAATTAAAGATACAATGGAAATGTTAAGAAATGTAGATATTAATGATGCAGTTAAAGATATTGTTCAAGCAAAAAGTGTCTTGATTTGTTCTTCAGGGATGAATAAATATGTTGCTAAAATATTAGCTGTTAAATTAAGCTTGTATGGAATTAGAACAATATATCCTGATGATCATTGGTTTCTTTATTTAGAAGCTAATAATTTAACGGCAGAAGATTTTGTTATTGTCCTTTCTAGAGGTGGAACAACAGAGCCTATTCTTGATGTGATGAAGAATGCTAAATTAAGTGGCTGTAAAATCTTGTTAGTCACAGAAACAAGAAATTCACCAATGACACAATTATCTGATTATGTTATGAATGTTTCTGTATCTAAAGACGAAGGTTATGATATTGATTCTCGATTACATATCCATCTTGCTATTGAGTATTTATTAAGAGAATTAATGAATCAATATTTGTATAATAAAAAGTATTTATAG
- a CDS encoding glycoside hydrolase family 38 C-terminal domain-containing protein, giving the protein MSRIHFIPHVHWDREWLRSTDSSRIKLVYFFDRLIDMLENDPKMYYFTFDGQTAALEDYLAIQPFQKETIKKLVKERRLFIGPWYVQPDMIIPSGEALVRNLLIGSQYASSLGHCMNVGWVPDAFGQNKITPYLFKELGMKGIYAWRGFDYEVLKDSLFMWKGNGNVKLPTVHFALGYGHYRGFPEEYENVKADMQDFIPKLEARFQDQEVLFMLGSDYAFPRKHSSLMIEKLKQEGYDCQMNNPEDYLETLLSAAKHNHHVLEEYQGEARSATLGRIHAGITSTRIDIKNAMRYYETLMAKVVEPMIAISRFQGGHCHQELVNYFWKIIFKNQFHDSIYSSSPESINQTVENRLLNLRHGLNELIWMNFRYLAESANLSSVQKDEDILVLFNTLPYQRQDYAFVSMIVKHKDFVLKRQDGTIVPYQMMNEVIATCHDIEYYNGMENFHDSGEVLEGTKYKIQIKIDASILPAMGYEILKVCFHQQNSQEMIGDVQILENGAENQYLKMFIQKDGTISVENKKTKEVYHHLNAFVEKGDDGDEYNYSPCGNDKEISIYHNQPTITCIESSDIEVKYRIEYNAKVPAKVVNHERVQELEALKIISDVSLKARSQTIDFTTTIENHSCDHIVRVTFDDLYQSEENCSQDQFGTIIRKNIIENQKSLEDGATEYVLPMYAMQRFVQLHHQKSIMALISKGPLEYEIENNQKICLTLLRSVGKFGKADLLIRPGRASGYRMDAPSSQLLNKNITSEYSLFFGIQADMSKMIQDAEMLNTPVQTRYLNDISRQKNQGLDWQYSAISLDTRVELMALKKAEHGQYSVIRIVNNRDNDVENVRFHVPLTKKCYLSDVQEKKKIELENKNGEIIIKNIMSNTFVTVIIE; this is encoded by the coding sequence TTGAGTAGAATACATTTTATTCCACATGTTCACTGGGATCGAGAATGGCTACGTTCAACAGATTCATCAAGAATAAAGCTTGTCTATTTCTTCGATCGTTTAATTGATATGTTAGAGAATGATCCCAAAATGTATTACTTTACTTTTGATGGTCAAACTGCTGCTTTAGAAGACTATCTTGCAATTCAACCGTTTCAAAAAGAGACAATAAAAAAATTAGTAAAAGAACGAAGACTCTTCATTGGTCCTTGGTATGTTCAACCTGATATGATTATTCCTTCAGGTGAAGCATTGGTTAGAAATTTACTCATTGGGTCTCAATATGCATCATCATTAGGTCATTGTATGAATGTTGGGTGGGTTCCTGATGCCTTTGGGCAAAATAAAATTACACCATATTTATTTAAAGAATTGGGCATGAAAGGAATTTATGCTTGGCGTGGATTTGATTATGAAGTCTTAAAGGATTCCTTGTTTATGTGGAAAGGAAATGGGAATGTTAAATTACCTACTGTTCATTTTGCTTTAGGTTATGGTCATTATCGTGGTTTTCCAGAAGAATATGAAAATGTCAAAGCAGATATGCAAGACTTTATACCAAAATTAGAAGCACGTTTTCAGGATCAGGAAGTTTTGTTTATGCTAGGAAGTGATTATGCCTTTCCACGTAAGCACTCTTCTTTAATGATTGAAAAATTAAAGCAAGAAGGTTATGATTGTCAAATGAACAATCCTGAAGATTACCTAGAGACTCTCTTATCAGCTGCTAAACACAATCATCATGTTCTTGAAGAATATCAAGGCGAAGCAAGAAGTGCGACGTTAGGGAGAATTCATGCTGGTATTACCTCAACTCGTATTGATATTAAAAATGCCATGAGATATTATGAGACCCTTATGGCTAAGGTTGTTGAACCAATGATTGCTATTTCACGTTTTCAAGGTGGTCATTGTCATCAGGAATTGGTGAATTATTTTTGGAAAATTATCTTTAAAAATCAATTTCATGATTCTATATATAGTTCATCACCTGAGAGTATTAATCAAACTGTTGAGAATCGTTTATTAAATTTAAGACATGGTTTAAATGAACTTATCTGGATGAATTTTAGATATTTGGCAGAATCAGCAAATCTAAGTTCAGTACAAAAAGATGAAGATATACTTGTATTGTTTAATACTTTGCCATATCAAAGACAGGATTATGCATTTGTAAGCATGATTGTTAAACATAAAGATTTTGTATTAAAGCGTCAAGATGGGACAATTGTTCCGTATCAGATGATGAATGAAGTCATAGCAACGTGTCACGATATTGAGTATTACAATGGTATGGAGAACTTTCATGATTCTGGAGAGGTTTTAGAAGGTACAAAATATAAAATACAAATCAAAATAGATGCATCTATTCTTCCAGCAATGGGATATGAAATCTTAAAAGTTTGTTTTCATCAACAAAATTCTCAAGAAATGATTGGCGATGTTCAAATCTTAGAGAATGGAGCAGAAAACCAATATTTAAAGATGTTTATTCAAAAAGATGGAACAATATCAGTTGAAAATAAGAAAACAAAAGAGGTTTATCATCATTTAAATGCTTTCGTAGAAAAGGGAGATGATGGTGATGAGTATAACTATTCACCATGTGGAAACGATAAAGAAATCAGTATTTATCATAATCAACCAACAATAACATGTATTGAATCTTCTGATATTGAAGTCAAGTATCGTATAGAATACAATGCCAAGGTTCCAGCAAAAGTCGTTAATCATGAACGAGTTCAGGAATTAGAAGCATTAAAAATAATTAGTGATGTTTCATTAAAAGCAAGAAGTCAGACAATTGATTTTACAACAACAATTGAAAATCATTCATGTGATCATATTGTTAGAGTCACTTTTGATGATCTTTACCAATCAGAAGAAAATTGTAGTCAAGATCAGTTTGGAACAATTATTCGTAAAAATATTATCGAAAATCAAAAGAGTTTAGAAGACGGTGCAACTGAATATGTTTTACCAATGTATGCAATGCAGCGCTTTGTTCAATTACATCACCAAAAGTCAATTATGGCACTGATTAGTAAAGGCCCTTTAGAATATGAAATAGAAAATAATCAGAAAATCTGTTTAACTTTATTAAGAAGTGTAGGGAAATTTGGAAAAGCAGACTTGCTAATTAGACCAGGAAGAGCTTCTGGATATCGTATGGATGCTCCATCTTCGCAGTTATTAAATAAGAACATAACGAGTGAATACTCTTTATTCTTTGGCATACAAGCAGATATGTCAAAGATGATACAAGATGCAGAAATGCTAAATACGCCTGTACAAACACGTTATTTAAATGATATAAGTAGACAGAAAAATCAAGGTCTAGATTGGCAGTATAGTGCTATCAGTCTTGATACACGTGTAGAACTTATGGCTTTAAAGAAAGCAGAACATGGACAATATTCAGTTATTCGTATAGTAAATAATCGTGATAATGATGTGGAGAATGTTAGATTTCATGTTCCTTTAACAAAGAAATGTTATTTGAGTGATGTTCAAGAGAAGAAAAAAATAGAACTTGAAAATAAAAATGGTGAAATTATTATCAAAAATATTATGTCAAATACTTTTGTTACTGTTATAATAGAGTAG
- a CDS encoding PTS sugar transporter subunit IIC: MKYIMTFLEKYLMPFSDKITSNKLLNAIKDACILTTPFTVVGSLAGLVSQQATYWFGQWGIPLEGILGSVVHAFSNINTVAMGLIGIVVVLASSYNYATQLRMGKEGDKCVPLVASIVSLIAYIATIPNALQVGDNTITAFQINFFNYEGMFAGMIIGLLSSYMYYRLINSNFTIKLPGQVPPMVLNSFMSIIPFLVIITVFSVVKEVVLLAGFESLQQLITQFIISPLNGIGTGLPAVIIVIIIMQLLWFFGVHGFSIMWGLISVLWMPIFYEHIQLYVETGSFAAIKEIAPNTLCNVYAMIGGSGSTLALVVLLLVLGKKGSAERSIGKVAIIPGLFGINEPVTFGLPIVFNPIMFLPFVFVPVINAIVGYVATAAGWVNHLVVLNSGVEPVFANAWVLGAFTISPVILMVALFALDLVLYYPFVKLQIKQNSETAENVGVTVE, from the coding sequence ATGAAATATATTATGACTTTTTTAGAAAAATATTTGATGCCATTTTCAGATAAAATTACATCAAATAAATTATTAAATGCGATCAAAGACGCATGTATCTTAACAACACCATTTACTGTTGTTGGTTCTTTGGCAGGGCTTGTCAGCCAACAAGCGACTTATTGGTTTGGACAATGGGGAATCCCATTAGAAGGAATTTTAGGTAGTGTTGTTCATGCTTTTTCTAACATCAATACAGTTGCTATGGGGTTGATTGGTATTGTTGTTGTGCTTGCATCTTCATATAATTATGCAACACAATTAAGAATGGGTAAAGAAGGAGATAAATGTGTTCCTTTGGTTGCAAGTATTGTTTCTTTAATTGCTTATATTGCAACAATTCCAAATGCACTTCAAGTAGGTGATAATACAATTACAGCATTCCAAATTAATTTCTTTAATTATGAAGGAATGTTTGCTGGAATGATTATCGGACTACTATCATCTTATATGTACTACCGTTTAATTAATTCTAACTTTACAATTAAATTGCCTGGACAAGTTCCACCAATGGTGTTGAATTCATTTATGTCTATCATTCCATTCTTAGTTATTATTACAGTGTTTTCAGTTGTGAAAGAAGTTGTCTTATTAGCAGGATTTGAATCTTTGCAACAATTAATTACACAATTTATTATTTCGCCACTTAATGGTATTGGTACTGGTTTACCAGCAGTTATTATTGTCATTATTATTATGCAGTTATTATGGTTCTTTGGAGTTCATGGATTCTCAATTATGTGGGGATTAATCTCTGTATTATGGATGCCAATCTTCTACGAACATATTCAATTATATGTTGAGACTGGATCGTTTGCTGCAATTAAAGAAATTGCACCTAATACATTATGTAATGTTTATGCAATGATTGGTGGTTCTGGTTCAACATTAGCATTAGTTGTCTTATTACTTGTTTTAGGTAAGAAAGGTTCAGCTGAAAGATCAATTGGAAAGGTTGCTATTATTCCTGGATTATTTGGAATTAATGAGCCAGTAACATTTGGATTACCAATTGTTTTCAATCCAATTATGTTCTTACCATTTGTATTTGTACCAGTTATTAATGCAATTGTTGGTTATGTTGCAACCGCTGCTGGATGGGTTAATCATTTGGTTGTATTAAATTCAGGTGTAGAACCAGTTTTTGCAAATGCTTGGGTATTAGGTGCATTTACAATCAGTCCAGTTATCTTAATGGTTGCTTTGTTTGCATTAGATTTAGTTCTTTATTATCCATTTGTGAAATTACAAATCAAACAAAATAGTGAAACTGCTGAGAATGTGGGTGTGACAGTTGAGTAG